The following nucleotide sequence is from Pseudarthrobacter psychrotolerans.
TCAGCATGTGTGCCGCCTGCAAATTCAGCTAAAAGAGAGCAGACTCGGTAGCCTGTAGACGTGAGCAAAAATCTTTCGCGCGTCTTCGTGGCCCGCCTATTGGGTCTTGACGTCTTCGACCCCTTGGGTGACCGCCTGGGCAGGTTGCGCGATGTGGTGGTGCTCTCGCGTGGCAGCCGCGGCGCCCCGCATGTGGTGGGCATAGTCGTCGAAGTTCCCGGCAAAAAGCGGGTCTTTGTGCCAATGACACGGATCACGTCCATTGACCAGACACAGATTATCTGCACAGGACTGGTCAACCTCCGGCGCTTTGAGCAGCGTGGCGCGGAGACACTTGTGGTCGCGGAAATGTTTGACCGCCGCGTCACGCTCCGGGACGGCAGCGGCGACGCCACGATCGAGGACATCGCCATGGACCAGCACCGCTCCCGCGACTGGTTCGTGAGCGAACTGTTTGTCCGCCGGGGTCACTCACTGTCCCCGCTCAGCCGGCTGCGCCGCAACGAGACCATGATCATCGATTGGGCCGACGCCCTCCAGGGTGCCCGCACCGAACCCCAGGCAGCCACCCAGTTCGTGGCCAACCACGAGGACCTCAAACCCGCAGACTTCGCCGAGGCGCTGCAGGAAATGAGCGACAAGCGCCGCTTCGAAGTGGCCAGCGAACTCCAGGATGACAGGCTGGCCGACGTCCTGCAGGAGCTGCCCGAGGACGATCAGGTGGAAATCCTGTCCGCCCTGGACGTTCAGCGCGCGGCCGACGTCCTGGAGGAGATGGATCCCGACGACGCCGCCGACCTCCTCGGCGAACTGCCGACAGCCCAAGCGGAAGAACTGCTGCAGCTGATGGAACCCGAAGGCGCCGACGACGTCAGGCGGCTGCTCGAATACGACGAAGACACCGCCGGTGGCCTGATGACACCTGTTCCGGTGATCCTGCCCCCGAGGCAACAGTCGCCGAAGCCCTGGCCCACGTCCGGAGGGAGGAACTCTCCCCCGCCCTCGCGTCGTCCATCTTCATTACCAGGCCGCCCCTGGAAACCCCCACGGGACGATTCCTGGGCGTTGTCCACATCCAGCAGCTGCTGCGGTTCCCGCCGTTCGAGCCCCTGGGAAACCTCGTTGACAAGACGCTGGAGCCGTTGTCTGACCAAGCGCACATCAGTGAAGTGGCACGCACCCTGGCGACCTACAACCTGAACTCACTTCCGGTGGTCAACGACGCCGGCCGGCTTGTGGGGGCGGTGACTGTTGATGACGTCTTGGATCATCTGTTGCCCGATGACTGGCGCGCCAATGACGGCGACGCCCCGATAAGAAAACTTGGAGGCCGCATTGGCTGACACCAGTGCCCCAAGAATCCCAGCAAGCGGGCCGTAGCCAAGACTGCAGCTAAGGGCGGGCTCGACACACCCCTGAGCGGCCGCCAGCGTATCCTGCCTAAGTTCTCACCCGATCCTGACGCGTTCGGTCACGCCACGGAGGGCTTCGCCCGGTTTATGGGTACGCCGCAGTTCCTGGTCTACATGACCGTCTTCGTCGTCGTCTGGCTGGTCTGGAACACGTGGGCACCGGCGGAATGGCAGTTCGATTCGCGCCTCCTCGGCTACACCCTGCTGACCCTCATGCTTTCGCTGCAGGCCTCGTACGCGGCCCCGCTGCTGTTGCTTGCCCAAAACCGCCAGGACGACCGGGACCGGGTATCACTCCAGCAGGACCGGCAGCGTGCCGAACGCAACCTGTCCGACACCGAATACCTGACCCGGGAACTGGCTTCGCTGAGAATTGCCCTGCGCGAAGTGGCCACCCGCGACTACGTCCGGGCCGAGCTGCGTGCACTTCTCGAGGACATGCTCGAGGCCCAGGAGGAACTGCGGACCCACGACCCCGCCGGAGCCGGCAGCCACGAGTCGCCTCGTGAAAAGGTCAAGGAAAAGCTGAAGGAAAAGCGCGACAAACAGCGGAACCCCCGCACGCAACAGATTCCCAAGGTCAGAGCCAGCCACGCTGTCAAGGACCCCGCCACCAGCGACACCGACGCCCAGGACGCCCCAGTCCAGGACCCCACGGCCCAGGACCCCACCGACCCAAAGCACAACCCCACCACCGAAAGCTGAGCCCTGCCCGTATGAGCCTCCCCCTGGAGCAGGCAGTCCACGCTGCACTGGCAACCGTGATCGATCCTGAGCTCCGCCGTCCCATCACGGAACTCGGCATGGTGGAGTCCGTGGATATTTCTGCGGACGGCCATGTCAGGTTGGCCGTCCTGCTGACTATCGCAGGCTGTCCCCTGCGCGGGACCATTACTGCCGACTCCGAAAAGGCGTTGTCCGCAGTTCCAGGCGTGACAGCCGTTGAGGTTGAACTGAAGGTGATGAACCAGGCCCAGCGGGACGCGCTGAAGGAACAGCTCCGCGGCGCCTCCGGCCAGCGCGGGATTCCGTTCAACGGACCGGGGTCGCTGACCAAGGTGTTTGCGGTGGCCAGCGGAAAGGGCGGCGTGGGCAAGTCATCGCTGACGGTCAACCTGGCCTGCGCCCTGGCCGCCCAGGGGCTCCGGGTAGGCATCGTGGACGCCGACGTCCATGGCTTCTCGGTGCCGGCCCTGATGGGCATCACGCAGGCACCCACCCGGGTGGACGACATGATCCTGCCGCCGGTGGCCTACGGCGTGAAAGTGATTTCCATCGGCATGTTCGTCGCCGGAAACCAGCCGGTTGCCTGGCGTGGGCCGATGCTCCACCGGGCCCTGGAACAGTTCCTGACCGACGTCTACTTCGGCGACCTCGACGTCCTTTTCCTCGACCTGCCGCCCGGCACCGGTGACATCGCGATTTCGGTGGCCCAGTTGCTGCCGAAGGCCGAGATCCTGGTGGTCACCACGCCGCAGGCCGCAGCTGCCGACGTCGCCGAGCGCGCCGGTGCCATCGCTACCCAGACGGGTCAGACGGTGGCAGGCGTTATCGAGAACATGTCATACCTGGAAATGCCCGACGGCGGCAGGATGGAGCTGTTTGGAAGCGGCGGCGGGGCGGTCCTCGCCGAAAGACTCACAACGACGGTGGGCAAGGATGTGCCGCTCTTGGGACAGATTCCACTGGACATCCTGCTGCGGGAAGGCGGCGATACCGGCGCACCGATCGTGCTTGGCCGGCCCGAGACTCCGGCGGCCATCGCCCTGACCGAGATTGCCGGAAAGCTTGCTGCCAGGCCCAGAGGCCTGACCGGAATGAAGCTGGGCCTGCAGCCGCGCTAACGCGGCGTTGCCCACCAGGGTTGACGCGGCCTAGGTTGCTTCGGTATCGAACGGCGCCGGTTCGCCCGGCGGCAGTGACTGGACCACCCGTTCCGGACGGGAGGGAGCCGTCCCGCCTGCGGCTACGGCCCCTGCACCGGCGACGGCAGCTACTGCGGCCGGCGCGCCGGCACTGACAGGTTTGGCGTCGTCGTCCAGGAGGGCTTCCTTGATGATGCGCCGCGGATCATATTGGCGGGGATCGTATTTCTTCCAGTCGACATCGTCGATGTCGATGCCGACTTCTTCCTTGATCTGCTCCCGCGCACCGGAGGCCATCCGGCGGACTTCTTTCACGAGATTCGCAAGTTTCTGCGTGTATTCGGGCAGGCGCTGGGGACCGATCACCAGGATGCCGATGATCAGCAGGAGGAAGAACTCCGGGCCGTTGATTCCAAACACTTTAGGAAGATTACCCTCTCCGGAGCCCCACTGACGATTCCTGCCCGCCAGCGTCGCAAAGTACCCGCATCACGGAGCCAGCATCTGCCCGAGTTTGTGGATTCCCCGCTCCAACCGGGCCGTGGGAGAGTCGTCCGCTGCTGTCACCGGGGAGGCGTCCGGCGCCGTACTGGCACCTGCGTTAATTCCTTCAACGGCGAGGACGCTGAGCCGCTGCAGCACCGGAACGGCGTCGTCGGCCTGTTCCGCCGGGAGGTCGGACTCAACCGTGAAAATTCCTGCCGTGGTCTCAACGGTGGCCGTCCAGGGCTCCACGTTGCTGACCAGCAGCTTCCCCTCGTTCTGCCCTGCGGTCCGGCCGGTGGCCTGCGCAGGGGTCTGCTCGACGCCCGCGGGATGCTGTTCCACGATGGTGGCATAGTGCCGCCCATCGGACAGGTGCAATTCCACGGCCGGCCGCCCGTTAAGGGTTATGGCATTGGCGTTCCGGACGTGGAAGCCGAGTTGCTCCAGTTCCGGACAGACCCAGCCTTCAGAGCGAAGCGCCAACAGCTGCGGGGCGCTGAGCTCCCTGCCGTCGGCGGGCAGCTGGGCCGTATGCTGCACCAGGCTCCCGTTGATGGCCGTTTGGGCTACGGGCAGGCTGTCCCCCGCCAGCGCAAACGCGCTGACAGCCAGAATTCCAGCTGCCGTGGCTGTTCCGCCGGCGGCGAGTGCCAGGACTCTCGCGGCCCGGTACTGGCTAGGGGCCGGCTCGGTTGCGGCCGCGAGCAGTTGCGTCCTGGCCAGAAGCCGGGCCGTCAGGTCCTCGCTGGCAGGCGGCACGGCCGCGTCACGGAGCCGTTGGATGTACTGGCGTTCACGTTTCAGCACTGCTGCACATTCCGCGCAGGTCTGCACGTGGCCGGCGCCGCGGTGATGCCGGCGGCCGAAGGGGTTCTGGGGCGTCATGGTGCCGATCAGAGGATGCTGGCGATGCGTGGCAGCGAAAGCTTCGGCTTTCGTCCTTGCTGCGGCCGGGGGTCGCGGTGGGCCAGCTTTTCGCGCAGCATGGTCCGGCCGCGGTGGATACGTGAACGGACAGTACCCAGTTTGACGCCGAGTGCAGCGGCCACTTCGTCGTAGGACAGGCCTTCCAGGTCGCAAAGTACGACGGCGGCGCGGAAGTCCGGGGGTAGTTCTTCCAAGGCAGCCTGGACATCGAGGTCCAGGTTGTTCAGTTCGAAGCTTTGTTCCGGTCCGGGCTCCCGCCCGGGAATCCGGGATTCGGCGTCATCGGCCAGCGCATCAAACCGGATGCGGGATTTCCGGCGTGCCTGGTCCAGGAACAGGTTCGTGGTGATGCGGTGCAGCCAGCCATCGAGGGTCCCGGGCTTGAAGTTCTCCAGTGACCGGAAGACACGGACGAACACCTCCTGGGTGAGGTCCTCGGCGTCGAACTTGTTCCCGGTCAGCCGGTAAGCCAGCCGGTAAACCTTGGCGGAGTGGTTGGCCACCACTTCTTCCCAGGTCGGCCTGACCCACACAGCAGCGGAATCTTGCGTTGCAGGGACAGGTGCCACATCTGATGCTGACATCGTCCACTCCCATCGTGGATTACTATCGCCCGGATACTGTTGACATCTCTGGTTCGGCGCCGATCTCCTCACGGATGACCGGATATCCATCATTTCAAAGTTGGCTGGGAATTTCCTGACCGGGGCGGTTCTTCAGCCAGAGGCGCAACGATTCCCTTCCGCGGCTGGCACCCCTCCACACAGTAGGCTGTACTAAACACTCCCCTGCCGCCCAGAAAGCGAATCACATGAGCGCCGACAAATCCACGAGCTGGTCCTATGCAGAAGATCTGCCCGCAGAGGATGAGGTCATGCTTCGTGCCAGGGAGCGCTCCTTTGAACTGGGCGTGACGCCCATCGGCGCAGGTGTTGGTGCGGTCCTGACGGTGTTGGCTGCGGGTTCGAAGGCCCAGACCGCCGTCGAAATCGGAACCGGCGCAGGAGTCTCCGGAGTCTGCATTCTGCGGGGGCTTGGGCCGCAGGCCGTGCTGACCACCATCGACGTGGACGTGGAACATCTGAAAGCGGCACGTGAGGCGTTTTCGGAGGCTGGCAGCCCGGCCAACCGCACGCGTACCATTTCCGGCCGCGCCGGTGATGTCCTGCCGCGCCTGACCGACTCCGCTTATGACCTGGTGTTTGTCGACGCCGACAAGCCCGGCCTGCCCGGCTACGTGCAGCAGGCCGTCCGGCTCCTGAAGGCCGGCGGGCTGCTCATCATCAATGACGCACTGGACAAGGACCGCGTAGCCAACCCGGCCATCCGGGAGGCCAATACTGTTGTGCTCCGCCAGGTGGGCAAGGCAATCCGCGACGACGACCGCCTGGCGTCCGCGATGCTGCCCACCGGCGACGGACTGCTGGTCGCGGTCAAGAAGTAAATCCGCAAGAAATAAGACAAGGTCCGCAGCCGGTTGGCTGCGGACCTTGGCCCTGCGGGATTATTCGGCAATGCCGAACCGGATCATTCAGTCACGCCGACGAGGCATTCCTTAAGGTTGGCCGCCTCCGCAGCGTTCAGTTCCACCACAAGCCGTCCGCCGCCTTCGAGCGGTACGCGCATGATCAGGCTGCGGCCCTCTTTGGTGACTTCCATAGGGCCGTCGCCGGTGCGTGGTTTCATAGCCGCCATGAGGAATTTCCCCTCCATTTAGTCCCAGGACATATCAGCCCGGATGGGCTGTGTCCGCATGGTCAAATCAAGCCGCTATGGCGGCCCGTACTGATGCCGCCATGGCTGAACATTTCTGAATGCTTCTTGTCCCTGCTTACTTACTATTATCCCGTAATGACCCGCACGTAGCTAATCGATGGACATTTACGGCCGCGTCGGATTCCCCAATCCGGCGGCCAGGCGCCACCCGCGATCACGGCGGATAATCGCCGCCGCCAGGAAGCTGCGCCCATGCCCACAGCCAGACGATCCACACGATCTGGAGCAGGACAAACATGGTCATGACGGTGCCGCGGTAGGCCTTGGACCGGGACAGCAGCGCTGCAGCCAGGGCCAATGGAAACAGTGGGAGCAGCATCCGGAAGGTGCTGGTCTGGGGGTGGAGGAACAGCACGAGGTAAGCCATGTAGCAGGCGCACCACAGGCGCATTTCCACACCAAGCCGGACCACCGGCGGGGAGAACAGCAGGAGCGCAAAGAGGCCGGCAAAGACGAATGGCGCCACGATCCCCAGGACGGGGCCAAAGAGGTCGACGCCGGTGTCGAACCAGGGCTTGAAGGGCACCAGGTCGTGGCCGCGCCACACTGTTTCGGTTTTGGTGTACGCCTCAATGTCCCCGGTGGCGGCCCAGGCCGCTGCCGGCCATAGCAGGGCAGAAATGCCGCACACAAGGGTAAGGCCCGCCAGGGAGGCCAACTCCCCCAGGCTGTGGGTACCCGGCTGTTTCCCGCGCCCCCGTTCCACGAGTCGCCAGAGAAAGAGGAGTCCCAGCATGGCGGCAAAAGGAACGCCCACTGGACGGGACAGGCACAGCAGCAGTACCACCGGCATGGCCCGGACATAGCGACCCCTGATGACCGACAGCAGCGCCGCGGCCAGCAGGAAAATGGTCAGGGGCTCCGCATACGGGACCTGGAGAATCGCGGACACCGGAAAAGTCGCGAAGAATGCCACCCCCCAAAGGGCCGCAGCGTGCGGCGCTTTGTGCCTGAACAGGCAGTACACGGCCAGCGCCGCCCCCAACCCCGAAAGCGTGGCGATGACCGTCAGCGCCGCGGCAGGGCTGATTCCGGTCAGGCCTGCGAGCGCCCGGCCCAGGGCCGGGAAGAGCGGGTAGAACGCCCACGCATTTTCCTGCACGTTGCCGGCTGCATCTGTTGGAAGTGGTGAGGGATACCCGTCAGTGACGATCCGGCCATACCATCGCGCATCCCAGATATTGATGAAGTTCCAGTAGTCAGGGATAGCCGGAAACCACGGGTTGGGTCCTTGGTGCAGGGCGGCTGCCATGAAGATGCATGCGCTGACCAGCCGGGCGGCGGCATAGAGGACGGCAACCTGAAGCCACCAGGGCCAGCGTTGGACCGCGCCCGCCGCGCGGACGCCGAATGCGGTGACCAACGCCGACGGACCTGTCCGGTCTCCCGTGTCAGTGCTCAAGCGCCGGCCTCCGGGCGCGCCGCCCGTTCCACTTCCAGCAGCCGTGCCCGGAGTCTGACCACTTCTTCGTCTTTGGCCGCGATCTGGTCCCGCAGTTCGTCAAGGACCTGGTCCACCTGGTCCATCCGGTACCCACGCAGGCCGAGGGAAAAACGAACACGGTCGACGTCGGCCGGTGAGGCGTCTTCGGGCAAGAGCACCGGCGGCAGGTTGGCGGGCGGCTGCCCAAAGCCCGGGTAGAGAATCGGATTCTCCGGGACTTCGGCGCCGGCGGCAGGTTCGCTCTTCCGACGGAGGCTGCGCAGGATTCCGCGGCGGCCACCGGCGCCTGCCCACAGGGTGGCGGCGATCAGCACGATGGCGAGGTAGACCAGGAAAAAACTCACAGCACCCATCGTGCCAGATCCGGGGCGGCGCTCTATTCGGGCCGTTGCTGGCCGTTGGTGGGAACCGGAGCTGTCCCGTGGAGCACGAGGTCCACCGCTTCGGCGGGATCGTCCACCACCTGGATGAGGTCCAGGTCCTTTTCGGAGACCATTCCTTCGGCCACGAGGGTGCCCCTGATCCATTCGATCATCGGCCCCCAGAAGGCGACGCCGAGGAGCACGATCGGGAACGAAGTCACCTTCCGGGTCTGAACGAGCACCATGGCTTCGAAAAGTTCATCCAGTGTGCCCAGTCCACCGGGAAGGACGATGAAGCCCTGGGCATATTTGACGAACATGGTCTTCCGGGCGAAGAAGTAACGGAAGTTGATGCCCAGGTCCACCCACTGGTTCAGGCCCTGCTCGAAGGGCAACTCAATACCCAGGCCCACGGAGACGCCGTTGCCTTCCACGGTGCCGCGGTTGGCGGCCTCCATGGAGCCCGGACCGCCGCCGGTGATGACGGCTACGCCCGCGGCCGCCAGCTTCCTGCCCACCTCCACACCCATTTCGTAGTACGGGCTGCCGGGCTTGGTGCGCGCCGAGCCGAAAACACTGACGGCGGGTCCCAGATCGGCAAGCGCGCCGAACCCCTCGACGAACTCGCTCTGGATCCGAAGGACACGCCAAGGGTCTGAATGGACGAACTGTCCGGCGCCCTTGGTATCAAGCAGATGCTGGTCGGACATTTCCACAGCCGCCTGCTTGCGGCGGAGTTCAAGGGGCCCCTTGCGGCGCGGCTGGGAGGATTTGGCCGGATCTGCGTTGATGCTCATCCCCCAAGGCTAATGCCAAGGCCGGCGTGCCCGTGGCAGGTATCTCTTGAATCACGATCCGCAGGAACATGGCGTGATTCACCTCATAACCAGCCGATGTTCGCTAGATTCTTCTTATGACTACTCATGTGCCCGGCGATGCGCTCGTCTCCCTGAATGGTGTGAATAAGCATTACGGTCAGTTGCACGTTTTGAAGGACATCAATCTCCACGTCCGGAAGGGCGAAGTGGTGGTGGTCATCGGCCCGTCAGGCTCAGGAAAGTCCACGTTGTGCCGTGCCATCAACCGTCTGGAAACCATCGAAGGCGGCACCATCAGCATTGATGGAAAGGTGTTGCCGGAGGAGGGGAAGGAGCTGGCCCAGCTCCGCGCCGACGTCGGCATGGTCTTCCAGTCCTTCAACCTCTTCGCGCACAAGACCATCCTTGAGAACGTGACGCTTGGTCCGATCAAAGTCAAAGGCGTTGCCAAGGCCCAGGCCGACAAGGACGCCATGGCATTGCTTGAGCGCGTGGGTGTGGGTCACCAGGCCCCGAAACTCCCTGCGCAGCTCTCCGGCGGCCAGCAGCAGCGCGTGGCCATCGCCCGCGCCCTGGCCATGAAGCCCAAGGTCATGCTCTTTGATGAGCCCACCTCGGCGCTGGACCCCGAGATGATCAACGAGGTCCTCGACGTCATGATCCAGCTGGCCAAGGAAGGCATGACCATGGTTGTGGTCACGCATGAAATGGGCTTTGCCCGCAAGGCCGCCGACCGCGTGGTTTTTATGGCTGACGGTCAGATCATCGAAGACGCCACACCGGAAGAATTCTTTACCAATCCGCAGACTGACCGCGCGAAGGACTTCCTGTCCAAGCTGCTCACGCACTGATTTCACACCAACGAACACACACTGCAGTTCGCACCCAGGCCGTGACCCACGGCCGATCAATGAAAGGAATGTCATGAAGGCATTTATGACCCGCCGGAAGTCGTTCTTCGTGGCGGCCACCGCTGCCCTGGCTTTGTCCCTTAGCGCTTGTGGCGGCAGCACCCCCGGCACCACTAATCCCACCGTTGCCGACAAGCCGACGTTTGCTGCCGGCACCACCATGGCCAAGCTTTCCGCCGCGGGCACCATCAAGATCGGCACCAAGTACGATCAGCCCCTCTTCGGCCAGGTGGGCCTGGACGGCAAGCCGGTGGGCTTCGACGTCGAGATGGGCAAGCTGATCGCGGCCAAGCTGGGCATCGCTGCGGACAAGATCGAATGGTCCGAAACTGTTTCAGCCAACCGCGAGCCCTTCATCGAGCAGGGCAAGGTGGACCTTGTCATTGCCACGTACACCATCAATGACAAGCGCAAGCAGGTTGTCAGCTTCGCTGGCCCGTACTACGAGGCCGGCCAGGCGCTGATGGTGAACAAGGACAACACCTCCATCACCAAGCCTGAAGACGTCGCGGGCAAGAAGGTCTGCTCAGTGACCGGTTCAACGCCTGCCGCCACCATCGTGGACAAATATAAGGCCGAGCTCGTTCCGGCAGCCACCTACTCCGCCTGCCTTGAGCCGCTGCGCAACAAGCAGGTTGAAGCCATCACCACGGACAACGTGATCCTGGCCGGCTTTGTGGACAAGGAACCGGACGCCTTCAAGCTGGCCTCGGATCAGACCTTCACCAAGGAGCCGTACGGCATCGGCCTGAAGAAGGATGACACAGAGTTCCGGACCTGGATCAACGACCAGCTCGAGGCGTTTGGCAAGGACGGGTCCTACAAGAAGGCCTGGGAAGCAACGGCAGGTTCGGTCATCAAGACCGCCCCTGAACTTCCTGCCATCAACCGCTACTAGGTAGCCACGGCGGCTTCCGGGGAATTCGTTGAACGCGTTCCCCGGAAGCCGCCAGCCTGCTTTTTGACCCCCTACGCCAGAGCCGAAGGATCCTATGGAAGTCATCATTGAAAACCTCCCCCTTTATTGGGAAGGCCTTCTCCGCACCCTTTTCCTGTCCGTCGTCTCCGGGATCATCGCCCTTATCCTCGGAACACTCCTGGCAGCAGCCCGTGTCTCCCCCGTTGCGGCCCTCCGGGGATTCAGCACCGTCTACGTGGAAATCCTCCGGAACACCCCACTGACCATTGCCTTCTTTTTTGCGGCGATCGTCCTGCCCCGCCTCGGCGTGACATTCCAGCAGTTCGAGGTCGCAGCGATCATCGCCCTCAGCGCCTACACAGCGGCCTTCATCGCCGAAGCAGTCCGCTCAGGCGTTAACAGCGTCCCTCTTGGCCAGGCGGAGGCCGCCCGCAGTATCGGCATGAATTTCGGCCAGGTCCTGAACCTCATCATCCTGCCGCAGGCGCTTCGGACCGTGATCCCGCCGTTGATCAACATCCTGATTGCCCTCGTCAAGAACTCCTCCGTCGCCGGCGCGTTCTTTGTCCTGGAACTGTTCGGTTACGGCCGCCAAATGGCCAACGCCAACGGTGACCAGGTCATGGCAGTCCTGCTCGGCGTAGCGTTCTTCTATCTGCTCCTCACCATTCCGCTGGGCGTCCTTGCCAGCACGGTGGAACGAAAGGTGGCGATTGCCCGATGACTTCAGTCCTCTACGACGTTCCCGGCCCCAAAGCGCGCCGGGTCTCGCTGATCGGTTCCGTGGTTGGAACCGTGCTGATCCTGGGACTCCTGGCATGGATCGTTATGACTCTCGCCCAGCAGGGCATTTTTGAAGGCCGCCGCTGGGCCATCTTCACCCGGGGCGACGTCTGGATGCTGCTCGGCAATGGCCTCGGTGCCACGCTCAGCGCCGCTGCCCTCGCCGCAGTGATCGCGTTCCCCCTCGGCCTGATGTTCTGCCTGCTGCGCATCTC
It contains:
- a CDS encoding DivIVA domain-containing protein, whose protein sequence is MGAVSFFLVYLAIVLIAATLWAGAGGRRGILRSLRRKSEPAAGAEVPENPILYPGFGQPPANLPPVLLPEDASPADVDRVRFSLGLRGYRMDQVDQVLDELRDQIAAKDEEVVRLRARLLEVERAARPEAGA
- a CDS encoding amino acid ABC transporter permease, with product MEVIIENLPLYWEGLLRTLFLSVVSGIIALILGTLLAAARVSPVAALRGFSTVYVEILRNTPLTIAFFFAAIVLPRLGVTFQQFEVAAIIALSAYTAAFIAEAVRSGVNSVPLGQAEAARSIGMNFGQVLNLIILPQALRTVIPPLINILIALVKNSSVAGAFFVLELFGYGRQMANANGDQVMAVLLGVAFFYLLLTIPLGVLASTVERKVAIAR
- a CDS encoding DUF1003 domain-containing protein, whose amino-acid sequence is MLPKFSPDPDAFGHATEGFARFMGTPQFLVYMTVFVVVWLVWNTWAPAEWQFDSRLLGYTLLTLMLSLQASYAAPLLLLAQNRQDDRDRVSLQQDRQRAERNLSDTEYLTRELASLRIALREVATRDYVRAELRALLEDMLEAQEELRTHDPAGAGSHESPREKVKEKLKEKRDKQRNPRTQQIPKVRASHAVKDPATSDTDAQDAPVQDPTAQDPTDPKHNPTTES
- a CDS encoding anti-sigma factor → MTPQNPFGRRHHRGAGHVQTCAECAAVLKRERQYIQRLRDAAVPPASEDLTARLLARTQLLAAATEPAPSQYRAARVLALAAGGTATAAGILAVSAFALAGDSLPVAQTAINGSLVQHTAQLPADGRELSAPQLLALRSEGWVCPELEQLGFHVRNANAITLNGRPAVELHLSDGRHYATIVEQHPAGVEQTPAQATGRTAGQNEGKLLVSNVEPWTATVETTAGIFTVESDLPAEQADDAVPVLQRLSVLAVEGINAGASTAPDASPVTAADDSPTARLERGIHKLGQMLAP
- a CDS encoding Sec-independent protein translocase TatB, translated to MFGINGPEFFLLLIIGILVIGPQRLPEYTQKLANLVKEVRRMASGAREQIKEEVGIDIDDVDWKKYDPRQYDPRRIIKEALLDDDAKPVSAGAPAAVAAVAGAGAVAAGGTAPSRPERVVQSLPPGEPAPFDTEAT
- a CDS encoding Mrp/NBP35 family ATP-binding protein; protein product: MSLPLEQAVHAALATVIDPELRRPITELGMVESVDISADGHVRLAVLLTIAGCPLRGTITADSEKALSAVPGVTAVEVELKVMNQAQRDALKEQLRGASGQRGIPFNGPGSLTKVFAVASGKGGVGKSSLTVNLACALAAQGLRVGIVDADVHGFSVPALMGITQAPTRVDDMILPPVAYGVKVISIGMFVAGNQPVAWRGPMLHRALEQFLTDVYFGDLDVLFLDLPPGTGDIAISVAQLLPKAEILVVTTPQAAAADVAERAGAIATQTGQTVAGVIENMSYLEMPDGGRMELFGSGGGAVLAERLTTTVGKDVPLLGQIPLDILLREGGDTGAPIVLGRPETPAAIALTEIAGKLAARPRGLTGMKLGLQPR
- the sigE gene encoding RNA polymerase sigma factor SigE, which translates into the protein MSASDVAPVPATQDSAAVWVRPTWEEVVANHSAKVYRLAYRLTGNKFDAEDLTQEVFVRVFRSLENFKPGTLDGWLHRITTNLFLDQARRKSRIRFDALADDAESRIPGREPGPEQSFELNNLDLDVQAALEELPPDFRAAVVLCDLEGLSYDEVAAALGVKLGTVRSRIHRGRTMLREKLAHRDPRPQQGRKPKLSLPRIASIL
- a CDS encoding glutamate ABC transporter substrate-binding protein; amino-acid sequence: MKAFMTRRKSFFVAATAALALSLSACGGSTPGTTNPTVADKPTFAAGTTMAKLSAAGTIKIGTKYDQPLFGQVGLDGKPVGFDVEMGKLIAAKLGIAADKIEWSETVSANREPFIEQGKVDLVIATYTINDKRKQVVSFAGPYYEAGQALMVNKDNTSITKPEDVAGKKVCSVTGSTPAATIVDKYKAELVPAATYSACLEPLRNKQVEAITTDNVILAGFVDKEPDAFKLASDQTFTKEPYGIGLKKDDTEFRTWINDQLEAFGKDGSYKKAWEATAGSVIKTAPELPAINRY
- a CDS encoding O-methyltransferase, coding for MSADKSTSWSYAEDLPAEDEVMLRARERSFELGVTPIGAGVGAVLTVLAAGSKAQTAVEIGTGAGVSGVCILRGLGPQAVLTTIDVDVEHLKAAREAFSEAGSPANRTRTISGRAGDVLPRLTDSAYDLVFVDADKPGLPGYVQQAVRLLKAGGLLIINDALDKDRVANPAIREANTVVLRQVGKAIRDDDRLASAMLPTGDGLLVAVKK
- a CDS encoding DUF3117 domain-containing protein; its protein translation is MAAMKPRTGDGPMEVTKEGRSLIMRVPLEGGGRLVVELNAAEAANLKECLVGVTE
- a CDS encoding amino acid ABC transporter ATP-binding protein; this encodes MTTHVPGDALVSLNGVNKHYGQLHVLKDINLHVRKGEVVVVIGPSGSGKSTLCRAINRLETIEGGTISIDGKVLPEEGKELAQLRADVGMVFQSFNLFAHKTILENVTLGPIKVKGVAKAQADKDAMALLERVGVGHQAPKLPAQLSGGQQQRVAIARALAMKPKVMLFDEPTSALDPEMINEVLDVMIQLAKEGMTMVVVTHEMGFARKAADRVVFMADGQIIEDATPEEFFTNPQTDRAKDFLSKLLTH
- a CDS encoding TIGR00730 family Rossman fold protein, with product MSINADPAKSSQPRRKGPLELRRKQAAVEMSDQHLLDTKGAGQFVHSDPWRVLRIQSEFVEGFGALADLGPAVSVFGSARTKPGSPYYEMGVEVGRKLAAAGVAVITGGGPGSMEAANRGTVEGNGVSVGLGIELPFEQGLNQWVDLGINFRYFFARKTMFVKYAQGFIVLPGGLGTLDELFEAMVLVQTRKVTSFPIVLLGVAFWGPMIEWIRGTLVAEGMVSEKDLDLIQVVDDPAEAVDLVLHGTAPVPTNGQQRPE